The proteins below are encoded in one region of Effusibacillus dendaii:
- a CDS encoding amidohydrolase family protein: protein MIDAHMHAFPERLMSAIYKWFQNNREWDIPYHGWNADRLFDYQNEQGYDRYFVLLYVHKSGMAKDLNDWLAAMVKQTPKIVPVGCVHHEDDVEGETERCLGDLGFAGMKLHCAVQNITMDDKRLDPLYKTLIRYNRPLVVHAGTAPVDYTGKVGFAYFARTMDRFPELRVQVAHLGLYESEQFFQLAEQLPGVVFDTAAINPASLEESVSQEQLKDWITRYSDRILFGSDLPFLNGWATDVRSLIDGLNLEDAVLQKVYAENARQFWNM from the coding sequence ATGATCGATGCACATATGCACGCATTCCCCGAACGATTGATGTCTGCCATTTACAAATGGTTTCAGAACAATAGGGAATGGGACATCCCTTATCATGGATGGAATGCGGACCGTCTGTTTGATTATCAGAACGAACAGGGATATGACCGATATTTTGTATTGTTATATGTGCACAAATCAGGCATGGCGAAAGATCTGAACGATTGGTTGGCCGCCATGGTCAAACAAACACCGAAAATCGTGCCGGTTGGCTGTGTACATCATGAAGATGACGTAGAGGGAGAAACGGAACGATGTTTGGGGGACCTTGGGTTTGCCGGCATGAAGCTGCATTGTGCGGTACAAAACATCACGATGGACGATAAACGGCTCGATCCTCTCTACAAAACACTGATTCGATACAACCGCCCATTGGTGGTTCACGCGGGTACAGCACCGGTCGATTATACGGGGAAAGTGGGTTTTGCGTATTTTGCGCGGACGATGGATCGTTTTCCCGAACTTCGTGTGCAAGTGGCACATTTGGGGCTTTACGAGTCGGAACAATTTTTTCAACTGGCTGAACAGTTGCCTGGTGTTGTGTTTGACACAGCCGCCATCAACCCTGCCAGCTTGGAAGAAAGCGTTTCCCAGGAGCAGTTGAAGGATTGGATCACGCGTTATTCCGACCGGATTTTGTTTGGCAGCGATTTGCCGTTTTTGAACGGGTGGGCGACCGATGTGCGAAGTTTGATTGACGGTCTGAATTTGGAGGACGCTGTTTTACAGAAAGTGTATGCTGAAAACGCCCGCCAGTTTTGGAATATGTGA
- a CDS encoding thiolase family protein, translating to MKEVYLVSAVRSAIGTFGGGFKEMMPSELAVPILQEAVKRAGIQPEQVDEVILGNCIQRTDEPNVARTGALKAGFPITVTGYTIQRQCASGLQAILSGMQQIQTDNADIIVSGGVEVMSSSPYVLKQYRWGGRMQHGQVTDTVWEILEDPILHIMMGETAERVVEKYGIKREEQDELAFQSHKKAAAAQQSGRFDREIVPVVAKAGRGTVEVSKDEHVRPDISIEKLASLKPTFRKDGTVTAGNASGINDGAAAVVLMSGEKVKQLGVKPLAKLVASTVAGVEPDLMGYGPVPAIQKLLAKTGMQKEQIDLWEINEAFAGQYLAVEKLLELDRSKVNVNGSGISLGHPVGCTGARITTTLVHELHHRNKPYGISSLCVGGGIGVALLLEKM from the coding sequence ATGAAAGAGGTATATCTGGTTTCCGCCGTCCGGTCTGCGATCGGAACGTTTGGCGGCGGTTTTAAAGAAATGATGCCAAGCGAATTGGCAGTCCCGATTTTGCAGGAAGCGGTGAAACGGGCGGGTATTCAACCGGAACAGGTGGATGAGGTGATACTCGGCAACTGCATTCAACGAACGGATGAACCGAACGTAGCAAGAACAGGCGCTCTGAAAGCCGGATTTCCGATCACGGTGACCGGTTACACGATTCAGCGCCAATGTGCGTCCGGCTTGCAGGCGATTCTTAGCGGCATGCAGCAGATTCAAACGGACAACGCGGACATTATCGTTTCGGGCGGCGTGGAAGTAATGAGTTCCAGTCCCTACGTGTTGAAACAGTACCGTTGGGGCGGACGCATGCAGCATGGCCAGGTGACCGACACCGTTTGGGAAATTCTTGAGGATCCGATCCTCCATATTATGATGGGGGAAACGGCAGAACGGGTGGTTGAAAAATACGGCATCAAGCGGGAAGAACAGGATGAACTGGCGTTCCAAAGCCACAAGAAAGCAGCGGCAGCACAGCAATCAGGCCGGTTCGACCGGGAGATCGTGCCGGTTGTAGCGAAAGCAGGCCGGGGTACAGTCGAAGTTTCGAAAGATGAACATGTGCGTCCAGATATTTCCATTGAAAAATTGGCTTCCTTAAAACCGACATTCCGCAAAGACGGAACGGTAACAGCCGGCAACGCATCAGGCATTAATGATGGAGCGGCGGCTGTCGTTCTCATGTCAGGTGAGAAAGTAAAACAGCTGGGCGTTAAACCATTGGCCAAATTGGTGGCCAGCACAGTTGCCGGGGTGGAACCGGATTTGATGGGATATGGACCTGTTCCGGCCATCCAAAAATTGCTGGCCAAAACGGGCATGCAAAAAGAGCAGATCGATCTCTGGGAAATCAACGAAGCATTTGCCGGTCAATATTTGGCGGTAGAAAAACTGCTGGAACTGGACCGTTCAAAAGTGAACGTGAACGGTTCCGGAATTTCGTTGGGACATCCGGTCGGATGCACAGGGGCTCGGATTACCACCACACTGGTGCATGAATTGCATCACCGGAACAAGCCATACGGCATCTCGTCCCTTTGTGTCGGCGGGGGCATTGGCGTCGCACTGCTTTTGGAAAAGATGTAA
- a CDS encoding phage holin, with product MNEVVMNLVQQAVAILLQILLIGVLAGLVWIRSELKNYIVQHTTAKERDLIARIGQEAFTYAETVFAQSDGPAKLNEAIKYMLDALARQGKSIPMKEVRSAIESAWMSDKRATGQTSGKSAPLPPPAA from the coding sequence GTGAATGAGGTTGTGATGAATTTGGTGCAGCAGGCAGTGGCGATTTTGCTGCAAATCTTGCTGATTGGGGTGTTGGCAGGTTTAGTTTGGATCCGAAGTGAATTAAAGAATTATATTGTACAACACACTACAGCCAAAGAGCGTGATTTGATTGCGCGCATAGGGCAAGAAGCGTTCACCTATGCGGAAACCGTTTTTGCCCAGTCGGACGGACCAGCGAAGCTGAATGAAGCAATCAAATACATGTTGGATGCTTTAGCGCGCCAAGGGAAGTCGATTCCGATGAAAGAGGTGCGTTCGGCCATCGAGTCCGCGTGGATGAGTGACAAGCGGGCCACCGGCCAGACATCCGGTAAAAGTGCGCCTCTACCGCCACCAGCCGCCTAA
- a CDS encoding DUF445 family protein, giving the protein MVMAAITIIVGAVIGFVTNLLAIVMLFRPWREWRILGVKVPFTPGLIPKRQAEIAKKLGEVVETHLLTEEAVQTVLSRPEWVAEIRSQVMQLLERVLSEERTLGNVLRKISGWTSEQVAFQVERLLSQAFQSVILGLESKQLRDVLSPGLQQGIADRIGVLALEIQKKTAAWLDSTDIKDFISQTIQQMLLNGGMLGKMAVMFVNEEKLTEEMIPHLKKWADSLETLIFIESILYREWDELLHQNAVELLQKFTGRNELDVPAQTEAVWDRLTERMLAADLLILFEKHKDILENIVNTLLVRVQQSSVSWLTYVMRSLQINQIVERQIASFPLPKLEFLVVSIVKKELQMITWLGALLGGLIALVQVLSVMRIE; this is encoded by the coding sequence ATGGTCATGGCTGCAATTACCATTATCGTGGGAGCTGTAATCGGGTTTGTCACCAATTTGCTTGCCATCGTTATGCTGTTTCGTCCCTGGCGGGAATGGCGGATTCTTGGTGTCAAAGTTCCGTTTACACCAGGCTTGATACCAAAGAGGCAAGCTGAAATTGCGAAAAAATTGGGAGAGGTTGTAGAAACCCATCTGCTAACAGAGGAAGCCGTCCAGACCGTACTCAGCCGTCCCGAATGGGTGGCGGAAATCCGCTCCCAAGTCATGCAATTGCTGGAACGTGTATTGTCAGAGGAGCGGACGCTTGGCAATGTACTGCGAAAAATCAGCGGTTGGACAAGCGAACAGGTAGCTTTTCAGGTGGAACGCCTATTGTCCCAAGCCTTTCAAAGTGTGATCTTGGGTCTGGAAAGCAAACAGCTGCGGGATGTGTTGTCTCCCGGACTGCAACAGGGAATTGCGGACAGAATCGGTGTCTTGGCTTTGGAGATTCAGAAAAAGACGGCTGCCTGGCTGGATTCAACAGATATCAAAGATTTTATCAGTCAAACGATTCAGCAGATGCTGCTAAACGGCGGTATGTTGGGGAAAATGGCTGTTATGTTTGTGAATGAGGAGAAACTTACAGAAGAGATGATCCCGCATCTCAAAAAATGGGCGGACAGTCTGGAGACGTTGATTTTTATCGAAAGTATACTGTATCGGGAATGGGACGAGCTTCTTCACCAGAATGCAGTTGAATTACTGCAAAAGTTCACAGGCAGGAACGAACTGGATGTGCCAGCTCAGACCGAGGCTGTTTGGGATCGGTTGACAGAACGAATGTTGGCTGCAGATCTTCTGATTTTGTTTGAAAAGCATAAAGATATATTGGAGAATATCGTAAACACTCTGTTGGTTCGGGTTCAACAGTCATCTGTAAGCTGGCTTACATATGTGATGCGCTCTCTTCAGATCAACCAAATCGTAGAGCGGCAAATCGCGTCTTTCCCCTTGCCGAAACTGGAGTTTTTAGTCGTCAGTATTGTCAAAAAAGAGCTTCAGATGATTACCTGGTTGGGAGCTCTGCTCGGTGGACTAATTGCATTGGTTCAAGTATTATCAGTAATGAGGATAGAATAA
- a CDS encoding metal-dependent hydrolase, with protein MKITYLGHSCFLVEAGSKKVIIDPFLTGNPTAAVKAEDIKVDAVLVTHGHADHLGDSIDIATRNDAPIIAPFELAAYCASKGAPIHPMHLGGAHQFDFGRIKLTIAFHGSAIEDPNGMIYAGNPSGILLTMEGKTFYHAGDTALFSDMKLIGELNKIDVAALPIGDNFTMGPDDAVLAANWIGAKKVIPMHYNTFPLIEQDAEAFAARLQPAGIEGLALKPGQSIEV; from the coding sequence ATGAAAATTACATACTTGGGACATTCTTGCTTTCTTGTAGAAGCGGGCAGCAAAAAAGTGATTATTGACCCTTTCTTGACCGGAAATCCGACGGCAGCGGTTAAAGCGGAAGACATTAAGGTGGATGCGGTACTGGTCACACATGGTCATGCCGATCATTTAGGCGATTCGATCGACATTGCAACACGCAACGATGCACCGATTATCGCGCCTTTTGAATTGGCTGCGTACTGCGCCAGCAAAGGGGCGCCGATTCATCCTATGCACCTTGGCGGAGCGCACCAGTTTGATTTTGGCCGCATCAAGTTGACGATTGCGTTTCACGGTTCCGCTATAGAGGATCCAAACGGTATGATTTACGCTGGTAATCCGTCGGGTATTCTGTTAACGATGGAAGGCAAAACGTTCTATCATGCGGGCGACACGGCGCTGTTCAGCGATATGAAACTGATTGGTGAATTGAATAAAATCGACGTTGCCGCATTGCCGATCGGCGATAACTTCACGATGGGCCCGGATGATGCCGTACTGGCTGCCAACTGGATCGGCGCGAAGAAAGTGATTCCGATGCACTACAATACGTTCCCGTTGATCGAACAAGACGCGGAAGCGTTTGCCGCCAGATTGCAGCCGGCAGGCATTGAAGGTCTGGCCCTGAAACCGGGACAATCAATCGAAGTATAA
- a CDS encoding DUF3243 domain-containing protein → MASVLDDFSRWKEFLGNKVEQAHAVGMNDQQIADVAVRMGEYLANKVDPENPQERLLKQLWDTNPDQKENLARMMVNLVSKH, encoded by the coding sequence ATGGCTTCCGTTCTTGACGATTTTAGCCGTTGGAAAGAGTTTCTTGGCAATAAGGTAGAGCAAGCTCACGCGGTTGGCATGAACGATCAGCAAATTGCAGACGTTGCGGTTCGCATGGGCGAATACCTGGCTAACAAGGTCGATCCGGAAAACCCGCAGGAACGCTTGCTGAAACAGTTGTGGGATACAAATCCGGACCAGAAAGAAAATCTCGCCCGTATGATGGTGAATCTGGTATCCAAACATTAA
- a CDS encoding DRTGG domain-containing protein, with translation MSTTKHEQILEYIESLEIGSKISVRQVAKHMGVSEGTAYRAIKEAEVRGIATTIERVGTVRIEKQQKKDIERLTYAEVVNIVDGTVLGGANGLHKTLQKFVIGAMQVEAMVKYIDPDSLLIVGNRDQVHKIALEQGAAVLITGGFDASPVVKALADKLELPIISSAYDTFTVASLINRAIYDRLIKKDIVIVEDILQGQEPAAVMHPQQTVADWHQLVESTGHSRFPVVDSTSRVVGMVTSKDVSGQADDTVIEKLMTRNPFTVTPKTSVASTAHKMIWEGIELLPVVDGRKLVGVISRQDVIKGLQYIQKQPHTGDTIKDLILRHFREERHDDKSVALVGEVTPQMTNSLGGVLSGVLMTLISEAGKLAIRRFKNTDMSVENVTVFFLRPIQIDSEITIRAEVIDLGRKFGKADIEIFHEGERMAKALLTAQVLDR, from the coding sequence ATGTCGACTACAAAGCATGAACAAATTCTTGAATATATTGAAAGTTTGGAGATTGGTTCAAAAATTTCGGTCCGGCAAGTAGCGAAACACATGGGGGTTTCGGAAGGAACAGCGTATCGGGCGATCAAAGAGGCGGAAGTTCGAGGGATTGCCACCACGATTGAACGTGTGGGCACGGTACGGATTGAAAAACAGCAGAAGAAAGACATCGAACGGTTGACCTATGCGGAAGTGGTTAATATTGTGGACGGCACTGTGCTCGGTGGCGCCAACGGTCTGCATAAAACATTGCAAAAATTTGTGATCGGCGCGATGCAGGTGGAAGCGATGGTGAAATATATCGATCCGGACAGCTTGCTGATCGTCGGCAATCGTGATCAGGTGCACAAAATCGCCCTTGAACAAGGAGCCGCTGTGCTGATTACCGGCGGTTTTGATGCCAGCCCTGTCGTGAAAGCTTTGGCTGACAAACTGGAACTGCCCATCATTTCATCCGCCTATGACACATTTACGGTGGCAAGTCTGATCAACCGCGCGATTTACGACCGATTGATCAAGAAGGATATCGTGATTGTCGAGGATATTTTACAAGGACAGGAACCGGCCGCTGTGATGCATCCGCAGCAAACGGTCGCTGACTGGCATCAATTGGTGGAAAGTACCGGCCATTCTCGGTTTCCGGTTGTCGATTCGACCAGTCGGGTGGTGGGAATGGTTACGTCGAAAGACGTTTCCGGTCAAGCGGATGACACGGTAATTGAAAAATTAATGACGCGCAATCCGTTCACTGTGACGCCCAAAACGTCTGTCGCATCAACAGCGCACAAAATGATCTGGGAAGGGATCGAGCTGCTGCCCGTAGTGGATGGTCGAAAATTGGTCGGGGTCATCTCGCGGCAGGACGTTATCAAAGGATTGCAATACATTCAGAAACAACCGCATACAGGAGATACGATTAAAGACTTGATCCTGCGCCATTTCCGGGAAGAACGGCATGACGACAAATCGGTGGCGCTGGTGGGAGAAGTGACGCCGCAAATGACGAACTCATTGGGCGGCGTGTTGTCAGGGGTTTTGATGACTCTGATCAGCGAAGCGGGAAAACTGGCCATCCGCCGGTTCAAAAATACGGACATGTCGGTCGAAAACGTAACCGTATTTTTTCTGAGACCGATCCAGATCGATTCGGAGATTACGATACGAGCCGAAGTGATTGATCTGGGACGAAAATTCGGAAAGGCGGACATTGAAATTTTTCATGAAGGAGAGCGGATGGCAAAAGCATTGTTAACCGCTCAGGTATTGGATCGTTAA
- a CDS encoding DNA polymerase III subunit alpha, producing MHSFVHLHVHSEYSLLDGACRIDHLLDRASELGMHSIALTDHGVMHGAVEFYKKAKARGIHPIIGCEVYVARTSMQEKAGRQDKPYHLILLAENETGYRNLLAIVSEAHLQGFYYKPRTDKQFLRDHNEGLIALSACLGGELASRILQGDVAGAKQAAVEYKEIFGKDRFFIELQDHGLLEEKQVNRHLIELSRELGLGLVATNDAHYLRREDAGVHDVLLCIQTGKNLQDEDRMRFPSDEFYLKSGAEMEDRFRYVPEALENTWKIAKRCQVDLHLGETHLPQFDLPDGHTADSYLTLLCEQGLIERYGAENLASAMPDASLSNRAAFGKTKEADGDIMERARQRLHYELSVIRQMGFAGYFLIVWDFMRFAHERGISTGPGRGSAAGSLVAYVLRITDVDPLAYNLLFERFLNPERVSWPDIDIDFDYERRSEVIDYVTEKYGENRVAQIVTYGTMAARAAIRDVGRVMDVPLPDVDRVAKLVPHSLSMTIEKALQIEPALGKLYEENEMVRRLLDTAKAIEGFPRHTSIHAAGVVISKEPLTRYVPLSRGAEGGVLTQYAMEDLEAVGLLKMDFLGLRNLTIIDQTLEMVRLEHGIEIDFTRMDMNDPATYQLLARGDTDGCFQLESDGVKNVLRELKPTEFEDIVAVISLYRPGPMENIPTYIAAKHGRIPVSSPHPDLHPILQDTYGIIVYQEQIMQIASRMAGFSLGQADLLRRAVGKKKRDVLQQQRELFVTGCVQNGYAESIANDVYDLIVRFADYGFNRSHAVAYAVIAYRTAYLKANYPAEYMAALLTSWLHSSNKVAQYVDDCRRMGIQVLPPDVNQSEYRFAVRNGQIRFALAAVKNVGITAIQSILQARKKGPFADLLDFCRRVDSRVCNRRVIESLIRSGAFDWMGHGRRSLLVSLNDAIERGGRMQKEMDAAQISLFGLMEDADQTESIDYPEIEDFSEAERLEMEKELLGLYVSGHPLDRYRAAMERSAKHRISELGEAEDDRVVQVAGRVRQIRMVQTKKGQTMAFVELEDLTGTAELVVFPMVFAEARPILENEPVIWVKAKVQWQEDAVKLIAEKMGPLLAGGDTDRARGSAGVGQGASVRKEESDDGPQTLAKDGSRGAKQTLFIKIDPDKEDAARLRTLQVCLRRHNGSVPVVLYYAGKKTSRQIKEQVEPTEELLAEIERLMGSGSAVLKN from the coding sequence TTGCATTCGTTTGTTCATTTGCATGTCCATTCCGAATACAGCCTGTTGGACGGAGCATGCCGGATCGACCATCTGTTGGACCGCGCATCCGAACTGGGAATGCACTCGATTGCGTTAACCGATCATGGTGTCATGCATGGCGCGGTCGAATTTTATAAAAAAGCGAAAGCGCGCGGCATCCATCCGATTATCGGATGTGAAGTGTATGTAGCGAGAACGTCGATGCAGGAAAAAGCGGGCCGCCAAGACAAGCCGTACCATCTCATTTTACTGGCGGAAAACGAAACGGGGTACCGTAATCTGCTTGCGATTGTATCGGAAGCGCACCTGCAGGGGTTTTATTATAAACCGCGGACAGACAAACAGTTTTTGCGGGATCATAACGAAGGGCTGATTGCACTGTCTGCCTGTTTGGGCGGGGAATTGGCAAGTCGGATTTTGCAGGGAGATGTGGCAGGCGCGAAGCAGGCAGCTGTTGAGTACAAGGAGATATTTGGGAAAGACCGATTTTTTATCGAGCTGCAGGACCACGGATTGCTGGAAGAAAAGCAGGTCAACCGGCACTTGATCGAGCTATCGCGCGAATTGGGCTTGGGGCTTGTGGCGACGAACGACGCGCACTATTTGCGGCGGGAAGACGCTGGTGTGCATGATGTGCTGCTCTGCATCCAGACTGGCAAAAACCTTCAGGATGAGGACCGTATGCGCTTTCCAAGCGATGAGTTTTATCTGAAGAGCGGCGCGGAGATGGAAGATCGGTTCCGGTATGTGCCGGAAGCGTTGGAGAACACATGGAAAATCGCGAAACGGTGTCAGGTCGATTTGCATCTCGGCGAAACGCATCTGCCGCAGTTTGATCTGCCGGATGGGCATACTGCCGATTCGTATTTGACGCTGCTTTGTGAGCAGGGGCTGATCGAACGCTACGGAGCGGAAAATCTGGCCAGCGCGATGCCGGACGCCTCTCTTTCGAACAGGGCGGCGTTCGGGAAGACCAAAGAGGCGGATGGCGACATTATGGAGCGCGCCAGACAGCGTCTCCACTACGAGTTATCGGTGATTCGGCAAATGGGATTTGCCGGGTACTTTTTAATTGTTTGGGACTTTATGCGGTTTGCGCATGAGCGGGGAATCTCGACAGGGCCTGGAAGAGGGTCGGCGGCAGGCAGTCTGGTTGCTTACGTGCTGCGGATTACCGATGTAGATCCGCTTGCCTACAATCTGCTGTTTGAACGATTTCTCAATCCGGAACGGGTGTCATGGCCGGATATTGATATTGATTTCGATTACGAAAGGCGTTCCGAAGTGATCGACTATGTCACGGAAAAATACGGCGAAAACCGGGTGGCGCAGATTGTCACGTACGGAACGATGGCTGCCCGCGCCGCCATTCGCGATGTGGGGCGGGTAATGGACGTTCCGTTGCCAGACGTGGACCGGGTCGCCAAACTGGTCCCCCATTCACTCAGCATGACAATTGAGAAAGCGCTGCAGATCGAACCGGCACTTGGCAAGCTGTATGAGGAAAACGAAATGGTCAGACGGCTGCTCGATACGGCAAAAGCGATTGAAGGATTTCCCCGCCACACGTCGATCCATGCGGCAGGCGTCGTCATATCAAAAGAGCCGTTAACCCGCTATGTGCCGCTGTCGCGAGGCGCCGAAGGCGGTGTATTGACACAGTACGCGATGGAAGATTTGGAAGCGGTCGGGCTTTTAAAAATGGATTTTCTCGGTCTCCGCAATTTGACGATCATTGATCAGACGCTGGAAATGGTCCGGCTGGAACATGGAATCGAAATTGATTTTACAAGGATGGATATGAACGATCCGGCTACGTATCAATTGTTGGCCCGCGGCGATACAGATGGCTGTTTCCAGTTGGAATCGGACGGAGTCAAAAATGTGTTGCGGGAACTGAAACCGACGGAGTTTGAAGATATTGTGGCGGTCATCTCGCTTTATCGGCCAGGTCCGATGGAAAATATTCCGACCTATATTGCAGCCAAACACGGACGAATTCCGGTCAGTTCGCCGCATCCTGACCTGCATCCGATTTTGCAGGATACGTATGGGATTATCGTTTACCAGGAGCAGATTATGCAGATCGCGTCCCGGATGGCCGGATTTTCGTTAGGGCAGGCCGATCTGTTGCGGCGTGCGGTAGGCAAGAAAAAGCGGGATGTTCTGCAGCAGCAGCGGGAACTGTTTGTCACTGGTTGTGTGCAAAATGGGTATGCGGAATCGATTGCAAACGATGTGTACGATTTGATCGTGCGGTTCGCCGATTACGGATTCAACCGGTCGCATGCGGTGGCCTATGCGGTGATTGCGTACCGGACCGCTTATCTGAAAGCGAACTACCCGGCCGAATATATGGCAGCCCTGCTTACTTCCTGGCTGCATTCGAGCAACAAAGTGGCCCAGTATGTGGATGACTGCCGCCGCATGGGGATTCAGGTGCTTCCGCCCGACGTTAACCAAAGCGAGTACCGGTTTGCGGTTCGCAATGGTCAAATCCGGTTTGCTCTGGCGGCTGTCAAAAATGTGGGAATCACCGCCATTCAATCGATCCTTCAAGCGCGGAAAAAGGGGCCGTTTGCTGACCTGCTCGATTTTTGCCGGCGAGTGGATTCGCGCGTTTGCAACCGGCGGGTGATCGAAAGTTTGATCCGCAGCGGCGCGTTTGATTGGATGGGACACGGCCGTCGTTCGCTTTTGGTATCGCTGAATGATGCGATCGAGCGGGGCGGGCGGATGCAGAAAGAAATGGATGCTGCGCAAATTTCGTTGTTCGGTCTGATGGAAGACGCCGATCAGACGGAATCGATTGACTATCCGGAGATCGAGGATTTTTCGGAAGCGGAGCGGCTGGAAATGGAAAAGGAACTGCTGGGCCTTTATGTTTCCGGCCATCCCCTAGACCGGTACCGCGCAGCGATGGAACGGTCAGCCAAACACCGCATCTCTGAACTTGGCGAAGCGGAAGACGACCGGGTTGTACAGGTGGCCGGTCGAGTGCGGCAGATCCGCATGGTGCAAACCAAGAAAGGGCAAACAATGGCTTTTGTGGAATTGGAGGATCTGACCGGAACGGCTGAATTGGTCGTGTTTCCGATGGTGTTTGCCGAAGCCAGGCCGATTTTGGAAAACGAGCCGGTTATATGGGTGAAAGCGAAAGTGCAATGGCAGGAAGATGCGGTGAAACTGATTGCCGAGAAGATGGGTCCGTTGCTGGCAGGGGGTGATACGGATCGGGCGAGGGGAAGTGCAGGTGTTGGGCAGGGCGCTTCCGTGCGGAAAGAGGAATCTGACGATGGGCCGCAAACGCTTGCGAAGGATGGATCTCGCGGCGCAAAGCAGACTCTCTTTATTAAAATCGACCCTGACAAGGAGGACGCGGCCCGTCTGCGGACGCTGCAGGTTTGTTTAAGAAGGCATAACGGTTCGGTCCCCGTAGTGCTGTATTACGCAGGCAAGAAGACGAGTCGGCAGATCAAGGAACAGGTGGAACCGACGGAGGAACTGTTGGCTGAAATTGAGCGGTTGATGGGGAGCGGGTCGGCGGTTTTGAAAAATTAG
- a CDS encoding phosphatidylglycerophosphatase A family protein, with the protein MSEKLITLLEQRGVQIDDIAEVVYSLQMHYHPELKKEDCKISVLRVLSKREVQHALYTGIALDMLAEQKQLPEPLQTIMENDEQLYGVDEILALGITNVYGSIGLTSFGYLDKEKLGLIGRLNNKENGIHVFLDDLVSGVAAAASARIAHRYGSNP; encoded by the coding sequence ATGAGCGAGAAGCTGATTACCCTGTTGGAACAACGCGGGGTGCAGATTGATGATATTGCTGAAGTGGTGTATTCGTTGCAAATGCATTATCACCCGGAATTGAAAAAGGAAGATTGTAAAATCAGTGTGTTGCGGGTTTTATCCAAGCGGGAAGTTCAACACGCTTTATATACAGGCATCGCGCTGGACATGTTGGCCGAACAGAAACAATTGCCGGAGCCGCTGCAAACGATCATGGAAAACGATGAACAGCTATATGGCGTAGATGAAATTTTGGCGCTGGGAATTACCAATGTATACGGTTCGATCGGACTGACGTCCTTCGGCTACCTGGACAAAGAAAAACTGGGATTGATCGGTCGGTTGAACAACAAAGAAAATGGCATCCATGTGTTCCTGGATGACCTGGTGTCTGGAGTGGCAGCCGCCGCAAGCGCCCGAATTGCACATCGTTATGGATCCAATCCGTGA